The nucleotide sequence TTCCCTAACGACTGTATCTACTAAAATTATATCCTGATCCTGGGGTTGATTGTTGTCTAGATTTATTGTACATATCTTGCAACTTACTTGAACTTCTCTGAAATTGAGGTGGAGCTTGATCTTGTCCTTGAGATCCTGcgtcattttcatcttgCCATCGCTGTTGGTTATAAGATCTTTGTGCATAGCtcttgttgaacaaattgtcTTGCCGTACGGGTTGAAACTGTGACGATGATGAGTGACCACGATAAGCGTGGCCACCCCCAGTACTTGTAGATCCACTCGAATAACTTTGCGAACGACCATATGATGGTTGTTGGttcaaatgttgttgatcgAATGTTTTCACCCCGAGCCAATCTGGATATGGTAGCCCTTTTGATTCGTAATATTTGACAAATGCTCGATGAATCAAGGTATCATCTTCAGTTGAACCATCTTTTTCCGCCGGTGACGACAATGAAAGGTTGGCAAATTTTGTGCTGTAGTTTTCTCTAATTTTGGAGAAGAAACCTCCTCCTGTGTTTGTATGTTGCATGTTGGAATGATAGATGTGGGTGGACAGATGACCGGTTTTGTTTGCACAATGTTGGTTTGATGATTGTTATTCTCTGTAGGAGAAGATTTCCTAATTGAGGAATTTCGAATGAATTTATCTTCAATGTCGTGATAACTCAGTATATGACATTGGTTTCGTAATTCGCGACACATTGCCaatttttgacattttcTGTTTTTTGTCTTAGACTCTCATCTCAATCTCCtgaaaaatattcaaaaaggcAAACAATAGTGTTTCACATTGAGTACATCCTATACTACAAACGCAACATTAATAAATGC is from Candida orthopsilosis Co 90-125, chromosome 1 draft sequence and encodes:
- a CDS encoding Mso1 protein; translation: MQHTNTGGGFFSKIRENYSTKFANLSLSSPAEKDGSTEDDTLIHRAFVKYYESKGLPYPDWLGVKTFDQQHLNQQPSYGRSQSYSSGSTSTGGGHAYRGHSSSSQFQPVRQDNLFNKSYAQRSYNQQRWQDENDAGSQGQDQAPPQFQRSSSKLQDMYNKSRQQSTPGSGYNFSRYSR